A genomic region of uncultured Roseibium sp. contains the following coding sequences:
- a CDS encoding GNAT family N-acetyltransferase, translating into MGGIGPGKDPERARAEDASALTELARRAYERFIPIMNAVPLPMTADYAALIGNADVWVVRGTAGIGASLVLVPEDDHLLIESVAVDPDRQGEGLGWKMLHWAYARARDLGFDELRLYTNVLMHENRAWYKRAGWTELHEEQRGDKRIVHFAYRLQPVAQ; encoded by the coding sequence ATGGGCGGGATCGGGCCGGGCAAGGACCCGGAACGGGCGAGAGCGGAGGACGCGTCGGCTCTGACCGAACTTGCCCGGCGCGCCTATGAAAGGTTCATTCCGATCATGAACGCGGTACCGTTGCCGATGACAGCGGACTACGCTGCCCTTATCGGCAATGCCGATGTCTGGGTCGTGCGCGGCACGGCAGGCATCGGCGCGAGCCTCGTTCTTGTTCCTGAGGACGATCACCTTCTGATCGAGAGTGTCGCCGTGGATCCGGACCGGCAGGGCGAAGGGCTCGGATGGAAGATGCTGCACTGGGCTTACGCACGCGCGCGGGACCTCGGCTTCGACGAGCTTCGCCTCTACACCAATGTCCTGATGCATGAAAACAGGGCCTGGTACAAGCGCGCCGGATGGACGGAACTCCACGAGGAGCAGCGCGGCGACAAGCGTATCGTCCACTTTGCTTACAGGCTTCAGCCCGTCGCCCAGTAG
- a CDS encoding isocitrate lyase/phosphoenolpyruvate mutase family protein, whose protein sequence is MPNPFDIGSARILDGMRFDALATSSAGFAWTKGVRDAEGHIARDDALAHAADIISATSLPVNGDLENGFGHSPDDVAETIRGAIDVGLAGCSIEDYSTDPHDPYYPLDQAVDRIKAAVDAKLSASPDFVLTARSEGPVKTQFELDETIKRLNAFADAGADCLYAPQLKGKDQIAAVLAAVDKPVNILAGRKNFHLTRKELADLGVARVSIGAGLARIALGAFVAAAEDMKDGGAFGCFDRAQGMSDFESFMKARP, encoded by the coding sequence ATGCCCAATCCCTTTGACATCGGTTCTGCCCGCATTCTCGATGGAATGCGCTTCGATGCGCTGGCGACCTCAAGCGCAGGCTTCGCCTGGACAAAGGGCGTGCGCGATGCCGAGGGTCATATCGCCCGCGACGACGCACTTGCGCATGCCGCCGACATCATCAGCGCCACCAGCCTGCCGGTGAACGGCGACCTTGAAAACGGGTTCGGCCACAGTCCCGACGACGTCGCCGAGACGATCAGAGGCGCCATAGACGTCGGGCTGGCGGGATGCTCGATCGAGGACTACAGCACCGACCCACACGACCCTTATTATCCGCTCGATCAGGCCGTCGACCGGATCAAGGCGGCCGTCGATGCGAAACTGAGCGCTTCGCCGGACTTTGTCCTGACCGCGCGCAGCGAAGGTCCGGTAAAAACACAATTCGAGCTTGATGAAACGATCAAACGCCTGAATGCCTTCGCCGATGCGGGCGCGGACTGCCTCTATGCACCGCAACTCAAGGGCAAGGATCAGATCGCGGCAGTGCTTGCCGCGGTCGACAAGCCGGTCAACATCCTTGCGGGACGCAAGAATTTTCACCTGACCCGGAAGGAACTTGCAGACCTGGGCGTCGCGCGGGTGTCGATCGGTGCCGGACTTGCCCGGATCGCGCTCGGGGCGTTTGTCGCAGCGGCCGAGGACATGAAAGATGGCGGCGCCTTCGGGTGTTTCGACCGCGCACAAGGCATGAGCGATTTTGAATCGTTCATGAAGGCCCGGCCCTGA
- a CDS encoding DUF1203 domain-containing protein, with product MFQINPLPESAFSHLYGLPDDELALRNVQVHVSDGAAPCRVSLTDLAEGQRVFLLNFEHQPGETPYRSRHAIYVGDGALENLPAAGVVPASISSRLLSVRAFNAEHEIVDADVIDGSEVTGLISTFFGNADVDYLHLHFAKRGCFAAKVTRAGG from the coding sequence ATGTTTCAGATCAATCCCCTGCCGGAAAGCGCGTTTTCCCATCTTTACGGGCTCCCGGACGACGAACTTGCACTCAGGAATGTTCAAGTCCACGTTTCAGACGGTGCCGCGCCCTGCCGGGTGTCCCTGACCGACCTTGCAGAAGGGCAACGCGTGTTCCTGCTGAATTTCGAACATCAGCCCGGCGAGACCCCCTATCGCTCGCGCCATGCGATCTATGTCGGCGACGGGGCGCTGGAGAACCTTCCAGCCGCCGGCGTCGTGCCCGCTTCCATTTCAAGCCGTCTGCTATCGGTCCGCGCCTTCAATGCGGAGCATGAAATCGTCGACGCCGATGTCATCGACGGTTCCGAGGTGACCGGGCTGATCTCGACATTCTTCGGCAATGCGGATGTGGATTATCTGCACCTTCATTTCGCAAAGCGGGGCTGTTTCGCCGCCAAGGTGACCCGGGCAGGCGGCTAG
- a CDS encoding GMC family oxidoreductase N-terminal domain-containing protein: MHDLGAWDYVIVGAGTAGCVLANRLSEDPDVRVLLLEAGKSDNYVWVHIPVGYLYCIGNPRVDWGFKTAAEKGLNGRSLLYPRGKVLGGCSSINGMIYMRGQAWDYDHWRQLGLTGWGWEDVLPYFRKSEDHYALDDDMHGKDGNLRVEEQRMSWEILDAFRDACEQTGIPKTADFNTGDNFGSAYFQVNQKSGLRWNGAKAFLRPAQNRSNLKVLTEAHAERIVFENGKASGLTLDVAGEPATLQVDGELILAAGSIGSPQLLELSGIGNPEILKNAGIESRAENRNVGENLQDHLQLRPIFKVRNTLTLNQMAGNWVGKAKIGLEYLLKRSGPMSMAPSQLGAFAKTDPSFETPNVQYHVQPLSLPKFGEPLHPFPAVTASVCNLRPESRGHVHITSANKLDHPEILPNYLSAEADKRVAADAIRLTRRIMAAPAMQPFEPEEFLPGPDLTDEEDLVKAAGEIGTTIFHPVSTCRMGTDDASVVDRRLKLRGFDNIRVIDASVMPTITSGNTNAPTIMIAEKGADMIKEDRRATT, translated from the coding sequence ATGCACGACCTCGGGGCATGGGACTACGTTATTGTCGGTGCGGGAACTGCGGGCTGCGTGCTGGCGAACCGCTTGTCGGAAGACCCTGATGTGAGGGTATTGCTCCTGGAAGCGGGCAAGAGCGACAACTACGTATGGGTGCATATTCCGGTCGGCTACCTTTACTGTATCGGCAATCCACGCGTTGACTGGGGCTTCAAGACCGCTGCCGAAAAAGGCCTGAACGGCCGCTCGCTGCTCTATCCGCGCGGCAAGGTGCTCGGCGGATGTTCCTCGATCAACGGCATGATCTACATGCGGGGCCAGGCATGGGACTACGATCACTGGCGCCAGCTCGGGCTGACCGGATGGGGTTGGGAAGACGTCCTGCCCTATTTCAGGAAATCGGAAGATCACTATGCCCTCGATGACGACATGCACGGCAAGGACGGGAATCTCCGCGTGGAAGAGCAGCGCATGTCCTGGGAAATCCTCGATGCCTTCCGGGATGCCTGCGAACAGACCGGCATTCCCAAGACCGCCGATTTCAACACGGGCGACAATTTCGGATCGGCCTATTTTCAGGTCAACCAGAAATCGGGGTTACGCTGGAACGGCGCAAAAGCCTTCTTGCGCCCGGCGCAAAACCGCTCGAACCTCAAGGTGCTGACCGAGGCACATGCCGAACGCATCGTCTTTGAAAACGGCAAGGCAAGCGGATTGACGCTTGACGTTGCGGGCGAACCGGCAACCCTGCAAGTGGATGGAGAACTGATCCTTGCTGCGGGTTCCATCGGCTCGCCGCAGCTGCTTGAGCTGTCCGGAATCGGCAACCCCGAAATCTTGAAGAATGCCGGGATCGAATCGCGCGCGGAAAACCGCAATGTCGGCGAGAACCTGCAGGACCACCTGCAGCTGCGGCCCATTTTCAAGGTCAGGAACACCCTGACGCTGAATCAGATGGCGGGCAACTGGGTCGGCAAGGCCAAGATCGGCCTCGAATATCTTCTCAAGCGGTCGGGACCCATGTCGATGGCTCCCAGTCAGCTGGGCGCGTTTGCGAAAACCGACCCATCCTTTGAAACGCCGAATGTGCAATACCACGTGCAGCCGCTGTCCCTGCCGAAATTCGGCGAGCCGCTGCATCCCTTTCCGGCGGTGACGGCAAGCGTTTGTAACTTGCGGCCCGAAAGCCGTGGCCATGTTCACATCACGTCCGCGAACAAATTAGATCATCCCGAGATCCTGCCGAACTATCTCTCCGCGGAAGCCGACAAGCGCGTCGCTGCGGATGCGATTCGGCTGACCCGGCGGATCATGGCAGCCCCCGCCATGCAGCCGTTCGAGCCGGAAGAGTTTCTGCCGGGACCGGATCTGACGGACGAGGAGGATCTGGTGAAGGCTGCCGGCGAGATCGGGACCACCATTTTTCACCCGGTCAGCACCTGCCGGATGGGCACGGACGACGCTTCGGTGGTGGACCGACGCCTCAAATTGCGGGGATTTGACAACATCCGTGTGATCGATGCCTCGGTCATGCCGACGATCACCTCCGGAAACACCAACGCGCCAACAATCATGATCGCGGAAAAGGGTGCCGACATGATCAAGGAAGATCGCCGCGCAACGACTTGA
- the modA gene encoding molybdate ABC transporter substrate-binding protein — MYARLFPIMAVLAALLAPAAAASDLTVFAAASMREAMERIATGFEDQTGSKVVFSFAGTGALARQIEAGAPADLFVSADADWMDYVTENGSVDPASVRQVASNALVLVGARGGAALELEASKIADFLDGQRMAMADPDTVPAGRYGRTALEKLGLWQSVAGRLAPMENVRIALASVARGDTPLGLVYRTDAQVEPNVAVLAVLPISSHPEIRYLAAVTETSANPAAELFLDFLTSPDAQEILQSLGFVTDKVE; from the coding sequence ATGTACGCGCGTCTCTTTCCGATCATGGCCGTCCTGGCAGCGCTGCTCGCACCCGCGGCTGCCGCATCCGATCTCACGGTCTTTGCCGCCGCGAGCATGCGCGAGGCGATGGAACGGATCGCCACCGGTTTCGAGGACCAAACAGGGTCGAAGGTGGTGTTCTCCTTCGCGGGAACCGGGGCACTGGCGCGGCAGATCGAGGCCGGCGCGCCGGCTGATCTCTTTGTTTCCGCTGACGCCGACTGGATGGATTATGTGACGGAAAACGGCAGCGTCGATCCTGCAAGCGTGCGGCAGGTCGCGTCCAACGCACTCGTTCTTGTAGGAGCGAGGGGGGGCGCCGCACTTGAACTTGAGGCATCGAAGATCGCGGATTTCCTCGATGGCCAGCGCATGGCGATGGCGGATCCGGACACGGTTCCGGCGGGCAGGTATGGCAGGACTGCGCTGGAAAAGCTCGGTCTCTGGCAATCGGTTGCCGGCCGGCTTGCGCCCATGGAAAATGTCCGGATTGCCCTGGCGTCGGTTGCCAGGGGCGACACGCCGCTCGGGCTCGTTTACCGCACGGACGCGCAAGTCGAGCCGAACGTTGCCGTTCTTGCCGTCCTGCCGATCTCCAGCCACCCGGAAATCCGCTATCTCGCGGCTGTGACGGAGACGAGCGCAAACCCGGCCGCCGAACTGTTTCTGGATTTCCTGACCAGTCCGGACGCACAAGAAATCTTGCAATCTCTGGGGTTTGTGACCGATAAGGTGGAATAG
- the modB gene encoding molybdate ABC transporter permease subunit, giving the protein MNLFDLQPDECQALLLTLRVAAVALLVSLPVAVLVAYVLARYRFPGHGLVNALVHLPLVLPPVVTGYVLLMMFGRKGPVGAFLNDTFGISFAFSWTGAALAAGVMAFPLIVRPIRLSFEAVDPKLEEAAKSLGAHRIVTFFTVTLPLALPGILGGAILGFAKAMGEFGATITFVSNIPGETRTLALALYTATQTPSGDLAAFRLTLIAAFVAFAALIASELLARHLRSRLGGADA; this is encoded by the coding sequence GTGAACCTTTTCGACCTTCAACCCGACGAATGCCAGGCACTCCTGTTGACCTTGAGGGTCGCAGCCGTCGCGCTTCTCGTCAGTCTGCCTGTGGCGGTTCTGGTCGCCTATGTCCTCGCGCGGTATCGTTTTCCCGGCCACGGACTGGTCAATGCTCTGGTGCACTTGCCGCTGGTCCTGCCGCCGGTGGTGACGGGCTATGTGCTCTTGATGATGTTCGGCCGGAAAGGGCCGGTCGGCGCATTTCTGAACGACACCTTCGGGATAAGCTTTGCCTTCAGCTGGACCGGTGCCGCGCTTGCTGCCGGAGTGATGGCCTTTCCGCTGATCGTGCGCCCGATCCGCCTGTCTTTCGAAGCCGTTGATCCGAAGCTGGAAGAAGCCGCGAAATCGCTCGGAGCGCACAGGATCGTCACGTTTTTCACCGTGACGCTGCCACTCGCCCTGCCCGGTATTCTCGGTGGTGCCATCCTCGGATTTGCCAAGGCCATGGGTGAGTTCGGTGCAACCATCACCTTTGTCTCGAATATTCCGGGTGAAACCCGCACGCTTGCGCTTGCGCTTTACACCGCAACGCAGACCCCCAGTGGCGACCTCGCCGCCTTCAGGCTCACGCTGATCGCGGCCTTTGTCGCCTTTGCCGCCCTGATCGCGTCCGAGTTGCTGGCGCGGCATCTGCGGTCCCGCCTTGGAGGTGCCGATGCTTGA
- the modC gene encoding molybdenum ABC transporter ATP-binding protein, with product MLDVDIAGRVGSLEFQARFASEGGVTSLFGQSGSGKTTLTNMIAGLLVPQSGRIVLDGTVLFDAVQGVNLPVQERRIGHVFQDARLFPHLSVRSNLTYARWAGRRAGDRDPGEVVELLGLSALLERKPGRLSGGEKQRVAIGRALLSDPRLLIMDEPLASLDQARRNDILPYLDRLCGEAGIPILYVSHSIEEVARLSDTLVILSEGRTPAYGPVAEMLTRTDLGRATGRHEAGALIHGKVTGTDANWGLTLVDIGGAVLQIPDLPAETGDAVRLRIRARDVALALEPPQGLSIRNAFEATITSISEETGPYAEILCVLNDQTIRARITRASVADLKLATGRSVTVLIKSVAIDRRQRSLV from the coding sequence ATGCTTGATGTCGACATTGCCGGCAGGGTCGGCAGCCTGGAGTTTCAGGCAAGGTTTGCCAGCGAGGGCGGCGTCACGTCGCTGTTCGGGCAGTCGGGCTCCGGCAAGACGACCCTGACCAACATGATCGCCGGACTTCTGGTACCGCAATCCGGGCGGATCGTCCTGGATGGAACGGTTCTGTTCGACGCAGTGCAGGGCGTGAACCTGCCGGTGCAGGAGCGGCGCATCGGTCATGTCTTTCAGGATGCGCGCCTCTTTCCCCACCTCAGCGTCAGGTCCAACCTCACTTACGCGCGCTGGGCGGGCCGGCGCGCGGGGGATCGCGATCCGGGTGAAGTCGTCGAACTGCTGGGCCTGTCAGCCCTTCTGGAGCGCAAGCCGGGCCGGCTGTCTGGAGGCGAGAAGCAGCGCGTTGCCATCGGGCGGGCGCTTCTGTCCGATCCCCGTCTGCTGATCATGGACGAGCCGCTAGCCAGTCTCGACCAGGCGCGGCGCAACGATATCCTGCCGTATCTGGACCGTTTGTGCGGCGAAGCCGGCATACCGATCCTCTATGTCAGTCATTCGATCGAGGAAGTCGCGAGATTGTCCGACACGCTGGTCATCCTGTCCGAGGGCCGCACACCCGCCTATGGACCCGTTGCAGAGATGCTGACCAGAACCGACCTTGGCCGGGCAACCGGGCGTCACGAGGCCGGTGCGCTCATTCATGGAAAGGTCACGGGAACCGATGCGAACTGGGGCCTGACCCTTGTCGATATCGGCGGCGCTGTCCTGCAGATCCCGGATCTGCCGGCTGAAACCGGCGATGCGGTCCGGCTTCGGATCAGGGCACGCGATGTCGCCCTTGCGCTCGAACCGCCGCAAGGCCTTTCGATCCGCAATGCGTTCGAAGCAACCATTACCAGCATCTCGGAGGAAACCGGCCCCTATGCGGAAATCCTGTGCGTTCTCAACGATCAGACCATCCGGGCGCGCATCACCCGGGCCTCCGTTGCCGATCTGAAGCTCGCGACCGGCAGGAGCGTGACCGTGCTGATCAAGAGCGTCGCCATCGACAGGCGGCAGAGGAGCCTGGTCTAG
- a CDS encoding ATP-binding protein has translation MMRRPKRLAWRKLKFGIGAGLVLATLLIVWLTGLASLRITLAETETRAEANLAVQTAVLERLLDKFRLLSPLLARGPDIAGLIHDQKANAEPGIAAIAAGMSGAEEIWLMDASGKVIVSSQESVPANAIGGARTIPHAFTQASQGQLGRELIPGTPETPSNYVFASPLRRGDTFLGVLAVRVSLDDVEQAWALSKDPILALDGRNRVVVSNVPELRGRTRDELDPSWNVADLSLAGRMRLLLPDAGARNSHMQLTSNLPVLEWEVRTLVDIEDARRQSGWAMLVALLVCVIAAGGIWFLIARRKEFVREERRNRAAALRLERRVQSRTAELRRANTHLEREVRERKQAEASLRQTQAELVQAAKLATLGRMSAALSHEYNQPLAAIRSDAEIAEMLIDRNRAEEAKSNLTRIGGMVTRMGEIAKTLKGFSRRSGTDIKPVSLRQAIDEALLLLQPQVKQSGFGLNLDLPDEDIIVKGGRIRLEQVIINLLSNAFDAVQSRAAPMVSLSLVREDREAVLQVADNGTGIDQETLPQIFDPFFTTKDVGAGLGLGLSIAYKIVHDFSGTLKAENREGGGAVFTMRLPIADKQVLAAE, from the coding sequence ATGATGCGCAGACCAAAGCGCCTGGCGTGGCGCAAGTTGAAATTCGGCATTGGTGCCGGTCTGGTATTGGCCACACTTTTGATCGTGTGGCTGACCGGTCTGGCCAGCCTGCGCATCACACTTGCCGAGACGGAGACCCGGGCAGAAGCGAACCTTGCCGTGCAGACTGCCGTTCTGGAGCGGTTGCTGGACAAGTTCCGGCTGCTGTCGCCCTTGCTTGCGCGCGGTCCGGACATTGCAGGTCTCATTCACGATCAAAAGGCCAATGCGGAACCCGGCATTGCGGCAATTGCGGCCGGCATGTCCGGCGCGGAGGAAATCTGGCTCATGGACGCGTCCGGCAAGGTGATCGTGTCCAGCCAGGAAAGTGTCCCGGCCAACGCGATCGGTGGCGCCAGGACGATACCCCACGCCTTTACGCAGGCGAGCCAGGGCCAGCTTGGCAGGGAATTGATCCCGGGAACGCCGGAAACGCCGTCCAATTATGTGTTCGCATCTCCGCTCAGGCGGGGAGACACCTTCCTCGGCGTGCTGGCCGTGCGGGTGAGCCTTGATGACGTCGAGCAGGCCTGGGCCTTGAGCAAGGATCCGATCCTCGCACTCGACGGCAGGAACCGGGTGGTCGTTTCCAACGTGCCCGAGCTGAGAGGCAGGACGAGAGACGAACTCGACCCGAGCTGGAATGTCGCGGACCTGTCGCTGGCGGGGCGCATGCGGTTGCTGCTTCCAGACGCAGGCGCGCGCAATTCGCACATGCAGTTGACGTCGAACCTGCCGGTGCTGGAGTGGGAAGTGCGCACGCTTGTGGACATCGAAGATGCTCGCCGCCAGTCCGGATGGGCAATGCTTGTGGCCCTGCTGGTCTGCGTCATCGCGGCCGGCGGTATCTGGTTCCTGATAGCCCGGCGCAAGGAGTTTGTGCGCGAGGAGCGGCGCAACCGGGCGGCGGCCCTTCGCCTGGAGCGCCGCGTCCAGAGCCGGACCGCAGAATTGCGCCGGGCGAACACCCATCTGGAACGTGAAGTTCGCGAACGCAAGCAGGCCGAAGCCAGTTTGCGCCAGACGCAGGCCGAACTTGTCCAGGCGGCCAAGCTTGCAACGCTCGGGCGGATGTCCGCGGCGCTCAGCCATGAATACAACCAGCCCCTGGCCGCGATCCGGTCCGACGCGGAAATCGCGGAAATGCTGATCGACCGCAACCGCGCGGAGGAGGCAAAATCCAATCTGACGCGTATTGGCGGCATGGTCACGCGGATGGGAGAAATCGCAAAGACGCTCAAGGGCTTCAGCCGGCGTTCCGGAACGGATATCAAACCCGTCTCCCTGCGCCAGGCGATCGACGAGGCCCTTCTCTTGCTTCAGCCGCAGGTCAAGCAGAGCGGTTTCGGTCTGAATCTCGACCTTCCGGATGAAGACATTATCGTCAAGGGCGGCCGCATCCGGCTCGAACAGGTCATCATCAATCTGCTGTCCAATGCGTTCGATGCTGTCCAGTCCCGTGCAGCGCCGATGGTCAGTCTTTCGCTGGTTCGAGAGGACCGGGAAGCGGTGTTGCAGGTCGCCGACAACGGTACCGGGATCGACCAGGAAACGCTGCCGCAGATCTTCGACCCTTTTTTCACCACCAAGGATGTCGGTGCCGGACTTGGATTGGGCTTGTCGATCGCCTACAAGATCGTCCATGATTTTTCCGGAACGCTGAAGGCGGAAAACCGGGAAGGCGGAGGCGCGGTCTTCACCATGCGCCTGCCGATCGCGGACAAACAGGTGCTGGCGGCGGAATAG
- a CDS encoding sigma-54 dependent transcriptional regulator, with translation MDQATVLLIDDEVALRESLSQGLELSGQDVFATGAPEQALERINRGFYGVLVTDIRMPGTDGFQVMKTAFEIDPALPVVLITGHGDVPLAVEAMRAGAYDFLEKPFSVSHLASVVERALEKRRLVLENRKLREELADRTGLESRLVGRTSVMDLLRKNVTALAATDADVLILGETGSGKEVVARALHDEGPRKVKPFVALNCGALPAEIIESELFGHEKGAFTGASGQRIGKLEHAHGGTVFLDEIESMPLELQVKLLRVIETRTIERLGSNKAIDLDVRFIAATKEDLEEAGKEGRFRLDLFYRLNVVHVAIPPLRDRLEDIPLLFRHLAVEARARYRREIPDITEAYLAGLLARDWPGNVRELRNVADRFVLGLEQQAEPSSAVGASLFEQVAGYEKALIAAELKRNGGAIKPTYENLGLSRKALYEKMRKYALGKDESELV, from the coding sequence ATGGATCAGGCAACCGTTCTGTTGATCGACGACGAAGTGGCGCTCAGGGAATCGCTGAGCCAGGGCCTGGAACTGAGCGGCCAGGACGTTTTTGCGACCGGAGCGCCCGAACAGGCGCTCGAGCGTATCAATCGCGGGTTCTACGGTGTTCTTGTCACCGATATCCGCATGCCGGGTACGGACGGCTTTCAGGTCATGAAAACGGCGTTCGAGATCGACCCGGCGCTCCCCGTGGTGCTGATCACCGGACACGGCGATGTCCCGCTGGCCGTCGAGGCGATGCGGGCCGGGGCTTATGACTTTCTGGAAAAACCCTTTTCCGTGTCGCATCTTGCGTCTGTCGTGGAACGGGCGCTCGAAAAGCGCCGGCTCGTCCTGGAAAACCGCAAGCTGCGCGAGGAGTTGGCCGACAGGACGGGACTGGAAAGCCGCCTCGTGGGCCGGACATCGGTGATGGACCTGCTCCGGAAGAATGTGACGGCGCTGGCCGCGACTGACGCGGATGTGCTGATCCTCGGAGAGACGGGATCAGGCAAGGAAGTCGTCGCCCGGGCCCTGCACGACGAGGGCCCGCGCAAGGTGAAACCCTTCGTCGCGCTCAATTGCGGCGCCTTGCCGGCCGAGATCATCGAATCGGAACTTTTCGGCCACGAGAAGGGTGCCTTCACCGGCGCAAGCGGGCAACGCATCGGCAAGCTGGAACACGCGCATGGCGGCACGGTGTTTCTGGACGAGATCGAATCCATGCCGCTCGAACTGCAGGTCAAGCTGCTGAGGGTGATTGAAACCAGAACGATCGAGCGTCTCGGTTCAAACAAGGCGATCGACCTCGATGTCCGCTTTATTGCAGCGACGAAAGAGGATCTGGAGGAAGCCGGGAAAGAGGGCCGCTTCCGGCTCGACCTGTTTTACCGGCTCAACGTGGTGCACGTGGCCATCCCGCCGCTTCGGGACCGGCTTGAAGACATTCCGCTCCTGTTCAGGCATCTGGCCGTCGAGGCAAGGGCGCGCTACCGGCGCGAGATACCCGACATCACCGAAGCCTATCTGGCCGGTCTCTTGGCGCGCGACTGGCCCGGCAATGTCCGCGAGCTGCGCAATGTCGCCGACCGTTTCGTGCTCGGTCTGGAACAGCAGGCAGAGCCGTCATCGGCAGTGGGCGCGAGCCTCTTCGAACAGGTTGCTGGCTACGAAAAGGCGCTGATCGCCGCGGAACTGAAACGCAACGGCGGAGCCATCAAGCCGACCTATGAAAATCTGGGGCTGTCCCGGAAGGCGCTCTACGAGAAAATGCGCAAATACGCGCTCGGCAAGGATGAAAGCGAGCTTGTTTAA
- a CDS encoding carboxymuconolactone decarboxylase family protein, with the protein MTPENSINYLDHVPGVLQRFEAASIEIGKTELAPGLRHLVELRASQINQCAYCVKMHTGEALKDGESHQRLERITVWRHVDDFTAAEKAAFAWTEALTGLGLDTDYAALRAGLRAHFSDGEISALTSAVAMINLWNRIQVSNH; encoded by the coding sequence ATGACACCTGAAAATTCAATCAATTATCTCGACCATGTCCCCGGCGTGCTGCAGCGGTTTGAAGCGGCGAGCATTGAGATCGGCAAGACCGAACTGGCCCCCGGTCTGCGCCATCTCGTTGAATTGCGTGCGTCCCAGATCAACCAGTGTGCCTATTGTGTAAAGATGCATACCGGCGAAGCACTCAAGGACGGAGAAAGCCATCAGCGGCTTGAGCGCATCACGGTCTGGCGGCATGTCGACGACTTCACTGCGGCGGAAAAGGCGGCGTTCGCCTGGACGGAAGCGCTGACCGGTCTCGGCCTCGATACGGACTATGCCGCGTTGCGCGCCGGTTTGCGCGCGCATTTCAGCGATGGCGAGATCAGTGCGCTTACATCCGCGGTAGCCATGATCAATCTCTGGAACCGCATCCAGGTATCCAACCACTGA
- the sigJ gene encoding RNA polymerase sigma factor SigJ, producing the protein MSGASDSMTFGDMRGRLIGLAYRMLGSMADAEDAVQDTFVKWQDADHERIANPEAYLTTVCTNRCLDYLKAAHRKRVDYVGPWIPEPLQIDTGTDPEADMERAQSLTTAFLLLLERLTPKERAAYLLREVFGKSYGEVSEILGLRETSCRQLVSRASRFVRSQSSRSAPTPEQQDVFLKAFLSAVETGSPDELADVLAESVQLRTDSGGKAAAISRVIEGQEVVNFITRAISRLWVREQIVELQINGMRGLAQLDDGRIVTAMTLGFTDEGKVDQIYIVRNPEKLERLAAPTRHDPSNGALWQ; encoded by the coding sequence ATGAGCGGAGCTTCAGACAGCATGACCTTCGGGGACATGAGGGGCCGCCTTATCGGGCTTGCCTATCGCATGCTCGGGTCGATGGCGGACGCCGAGGACGCCGTGCAGGACACCTTCGTCAAGTGGCAGGACGCAGACCATGAGCGGATTGCCAATCCGGAGGCCTACCTGACGACAGTCTGCACCAACAGGTGCCTGGATTATCTGAAAGCTGCCCACAGGAAGCGGGTCGACTATGTCGGCCCGTGGATCCCCGAACCGCTTCAGATCGACACCGGAACGGATCCGGAGGCCGATATGGAGCGGGCCCAGTCGCTCACGACCGCCTTTCTGCTCCTCTTGGAACGTCTGACGCCGAAGGAGCGGGCGGCTTATCTCCTGCGCGAAGTGTTCGGCAAGTCCTATGGTGAAGTGTCCGAGATCCTCGGTCTCCGCGAGACATCCTGCCGCCAGCTGGTGTCACGCGCGAGCCGGTTCGTGCGGTCCCAGTCATCGCGGTCCGCGCCTACACCGGAGCAACAGGACGTTTTCCTGAAGGCATTCCTGTCGGCAGTCGAGACGGGATCGCCGGATGAGTTGGCCGATGTTCTGGCGGAGTCCGTTCAGCTGCGCACGGACAGCGGCGGCAAGGCGGCTGCGATCAGCCGCGTCATCGAGGGGCAGGAAGTCGTCAACTTCATCACCAGGGCCATCAGCCGTTTGTGGGTTCGCGAGCAGATCGTGGAACTTCAGATCAACGGGATGCGCGGTCTGGCACAGCTGGACGACGGCAGGATCGTCACGGCCATGACGCTGGGCTTTACGGATGAGGGGAAGGTCGATCAGATCTATATCGTCCGAAATCCGGAGAAGCTTGAACGCCTCGCCGCGCCGACGAGGCACGATCCCAGCAACGGAGCGCTCTGGCAATAA